One Clostridia bacterium genomic region harbors:
- a CDS encoding ABC transporter ATP-binding protein, with protein MNVIEVKNLTVYYNANKALDNICLTVPEKAYLGIMGPNGGGKSTLLKAMLGLVKVTSGSVEILGKVGGVSGVGYVPQIAPIDRAFPISVVEVALTGFMKRLRPFYNYTKQEKLEANQQLERLGILHLANRQITELSGGEFQRMLVARALVSKPKLLLLDEPTASCDTASCDKIYEILADLNKTISIVLVTHDMLAISSKVKTIACLNQTLVYHGTPELDQPTVNKLYGCPVDLIAHGVPHRVLDEHQHGSCGHQHSSCGCEHGSCEQNQDKPNGEVTNV; from the coding sequence ATGAACGTAATCGAAGTAAAAAATCTTACCGTATATTATAACGCTAATAAGGCGCTTGACAACATCTGCTTGACCGTGCCGGAAAAAGCCTACTTGGGCATTATGGGACCTAATGGCGGAGGCAAGTCGACCCTACTTAAAGCTATGCTCGGGCTTGTAAAAGTTACTAGCGGTAGCGTAGAAATTCTTGGCAAGGTAGGCGGTGTTTCGGGCGTTGGCTATGTTCCGCAAATTGCGCCTATTGACCGAGCTTTTCCAATCTCGGTAGTAGAAGTTGCGCTTACTGGATTTATGAAACGCCTTAGACCTTTCTACAATTACACAAAACAAGAAAAACTTGAAGCAAACCAACAATTAGAACGGCTAGGCATATTGCATCTTGCAAACCGACAAATAACCGAGCTTTCGGGCGGAGAATTTCAACGAATGCTTGTAGCAAGGGCGCTTGTAAGCAAACCAAAATTGTTACTGCTTGACGAGCCTACGGCTAGTTGCGATACGGCTAGTTGCGACAAAATTTATGAAATACTAGCCGACCTTAATAAGACAATATCTATTGTGCTTGTCACTCACGATATGTTAGCCATATCTTCAAAAGTTAAAACTATCGCTTGCTTAAATCAAACTTTGGTATATCACGGAACGCCCGAACTTGACCAACCGACAGTCAACAAATTGTATGGTTGCCCGGTAGATTTAATTGCCCACGGCGTACCGCATAGAGTGCTTGACGAACATCAACACGGCAGTTGCGGTCACCAACACAGCAGTTGCGGTTGCGAACACGGCAGTTGCGAACAAAATCAAGATAAACCAAACGGCGAGGTAACAAATGTTTGA
- a CDS encoding metal ABC transporter permease yields the protein MFEAILKYQFLQNAIFASLLASIVCGIVGALVIEKKLIMMSGGIAHTAYGGVGLGYLLGFEPIIGAVIFSVISAVGVGLLKNKKGGSDIVIALLWSLGMALGILFIGLMKGYPPDMNSYLFGDILTVTRLDIYFMLALTIVVCIVVFIFFQSWKSFLFDQEYAKINGLPVTLMEYALLILIALTIVVLIRVAGIILMLALLTAPAATAGLLSNKLGSRMLIASILGICFCLVGLTVSYFVNIASGAIIVILSVVVYGVTLAITSLIKGKKKSKV from the coding sequence ATGTTTGAAGCTATTCTTAAATATCAATTTCTACAAAACGCTATATTTGCAAGTCTGCTTGCTAGCATAGTATGCGGAATAGTAGGCGCTCTTGTAATAGAAAAAAAGTTAATTATGATGAGTGGCGGAATTGCGCATACGGCTTACGGCGGAGTCGGTCTAGGCTACTTACTAGGTTTTGAGCCTATAATCGGCGCAGTGATATTCTCGGTTATTTCCGCAGTCGGCGTAGGGCTACTTAAAAATAAAAAGGGCGGTAGCGACATTGTAATCGCCCTACTTTGGTCGCTTGGAATGGCGCTAGGCATACTCTTTATCGGGCTAATGAAGGGGTATCCGCCCGATATGAATTCTTACTTATTTGGCGATATATTGACGGTAACAAGACTTGACATCTACTTTATGCTTGCGCTTACAATTGTAGTTTGCATAGTTGTATTTATATTCTTCCAAAGCTGGAAGTCATTCTTATTTGACCAAGAATACGCAAAGATAAACGGGCTACCCGTTACCTTAATGGAATACGCTCTACTTATATTGATTGCCCTTACAATAGTAGTTCTTATTAGAGTTGCAGGTATTATCCTTATGCTTGCCTTACTCACCGCCCCTGCCGCAACAGCAGGGCTACTTAGCAACAAGTTAGGCTCTCGTATGCTTATAGCTTCAATTCTCGGGATATGTTTCTGCCTAGTCGGTCTTACTGTGTCATACTTTGTAAATATCGCCTCAGGCGCAATAATTGTAATTCTCTCGGTAGTAGTCTATGGCGTTACGCTAGCGATAACAAGTTTGATTAAAGGTAAAAAGAAATCAAAAGTTTAA
- a CDS encoding FAD-dependent oxidoreductase, whose translation MKKEYESLFTPWKIKNVEIKNRIVLTSMGGTSIFGWMEPHHFDKEAANFLLERAKNNVGLILPGIAPIRNVMGGGWLYKSKKSFKKLKGFMEEIHKTGAKLFVQLTAGFGRSFAVNHLMEKMVENKFLGFIAKPLFNVDRLTASASPNPNRWSTKTPSRALTVDEIQEMIVAFGKTAKMCKEAGVDGVEIHAVHEGYLLDQFTLKYTNQREDNYGGSFENRYRFPAEIVKEVKKVCGQDYPVSLRYSVVSKTKGFCQGAMPGEEFTEVGRDLTESEQAAKYLQDAGYDMLNADNGTYDAWYWSHPPMYMPQNCNLSDCEHIKQFVDIPVVCAGRMEPSVAAKAIAEGKLDGLGVARQFLADPAWVTKLMEEKESDILPCICCHNGCFNMAHYKGVANDQELSDSMHMARCAINPETMHTDKYKIIPAKKVKNIAVIGGGIGGMCVARVATLRGHKVTIYEKTDKLGGVFVAASSFSFKEKDRALLDWYAREMKRLNITIKFNAEVKDIATLKADEVVVATGAKPIKLGVAGITKTIQAVDYLSGKKQVGENVIIVGGGLTGCEIAYDLFLKGAKPVIVEMKNDLMAVAGICLANTSYLRDFFKLNNVPVYLETKLAEVTDKGIVAVGKDGRKFNIDGDNVIMSVGYKPSPIVGDLGKAHLVGDCNAVGNLRTVIWGAWDVAMSL comes from the coding sequence ATGAAGAAGGAGTACGAAAGTTTATTTACCCCGTGGAAGATTAAGAATGTGGAGATAAAGAACCGTATTGTTCTAACCTCAATGGGCGGAACTTCAATTTTCGGTTGGATGGAACCACATCACTTTGACAAAGAGGCGGCAAATTTTTTGCTTGAAAGGGCGAAGAATAACGTTGGATTGATTCTACCGGGTATTGCGCCTATACGAAACGTTATGGGCGGAGGTTGGTTATATAAGAGCAAAAAATCGTTTAAAAAATTAAAAGGCTTTATGGAAGAAATTCACAAGACCGGCGCAAAATTGTTTGTTCAATTAACCGCAGGCTTTGGCCGTTCTTTCGCAGTCAATCATTTAATGGAAAAAATGGTTGAGAACAAATTTTTAGGTTTTATTGCAAAACCATTGTTTAACGTAGATAGACTTACGGCAAGCGCAAGCCCAAACCCCAATCGTTGGTCAACCAAAACTCCGTCAAGAGCGCTTACAGTTGACGAAATTCAAGAAATGATTGTCGCTTTTGGCAAAACGGCAAAAATGTGCAAAGAGGCAGGCGTTGACGGCGTAGAAATTCACGCTGTTCACGAGGGCTATTTACTCGACCAATTTACTTTGAAATACACTAATCAACGTGAAGATAACTACGGCGGTAGCTTTGAGAATAGGTATCGTTTCCCGGCAGAAATTGTTAAAGAAGTTAAGAAAGTTTGCGGTCAAGACTATCCCGTTTCGCTTAGATATTCGGTTGTTTCTAAGACTAAGGGTTTTTGTCAAGGCGCTATGCCCGGCGAAGAATTTACCGAAGTAGGTCGTGATTTAACCGAGAGCGAACAAGCCGCAAAGTATCTTCAAGATGCAGGTTACGATATGCTTAACGCCGATAACGGCACTTATGATGCTTGGTACTGGTCGCATCCGCCAATGTATATGCCTCAAAACTGCAACCTAAGCGATTGCGAACATATTAAGCAATTTGTAGATATTCCCGTAGTGTGCGCAGGTAGAATGGAACCCTCGGTTGCCGCTAAGGCTATTGCCGAAGGCAAACTTGACGGTTTAGGCGTGGCTCGTCAATTCCTTGCCGACCCTGCTTGGGTTACCAAACTTATGGAAGAAAAAGAAAGCGACATTTTGCCTTGCATTTGCTGTCATAATGGTTGCTTTAATATGGCGCACTATAAAGGCGTAGCTAACGACCAAGAATTAAGCGACTCTATGCACATGGCTCGTTGCGCAATCAACCCCGAAACTATGCATACCGATAAGTACAAGATTATTCCTGCTAAAAAGGTTAAAAACATTGCGGTAATAGGCGGAGGCATAGGCGGAATGTGCGTCGCTCGTGTAGCGACACTAAGAGGTCACAAGGTTACAATTTACGAAAAGACCGATAAATTAGGCGGAGTATTCGTAGCCGCTTCTAGTTTTTCTTTTAAAGAAAAAGACAGAGCTTTACTTGACTGGTACGCAAGGGAAATGAAGCGTCTTAATATCACAATTAAATTTAATGCCGAAGTTAAAGATATCGCCACGCTAAAAGCCGACGAAGTGGTAGTTGCAACTGGCGCAAAGCCGATTAAACTAGGCGTAGCTGGCATAACTAAGACAATTCAAGCCGTTGACTATTTGTCGGGCAAAAAGCAAGTTGGCGAGAATGTAATTATTGTTGGCGGTGGACTAACCGGTTGTGAAATTGCCTATGATTTATTCTTAAAGGGCGCAAAACCTGTAATAGTTGAAATGAAGAACGACTTAATGGCAGTTGCCGGCATTTGTCTAGCTAATACTTCCTATTTAAGAGATTTCTTTAAGCTAAACAATGTTCCTGTCTATCTTGAAACAAAACTTGCCGAAGTAACCGATAAAGGCATAGTAGCTGTTGGAAAAGATGGTAGAAAGTTTAATATCGATGGCGACAATGTAATTATGTCGGTAGGCTATAAGCCTTCGCCTATTGTAGGCGACTTAGGCAAAGCCCATCTTGTTGGCGACTGTAATGCAGTTGGCAACCTAAGGACGGTTATCTGGGGCGCTTGGGACGTAGCTATGTCGCTGTAA
- a CDS encoding zinc-ribbon domain containing protein translates to MYKDKKLTCKDCGSEFTFTASEQEFYAEKGFENEPQRCKVCRDKKKSERRQTRKMFTATCANCGKECQVPFEPREDRPVYCSECFSKK, encoded by the coding sequence ATGTACAAGGACAAGAAATTAACCTGCAAAGACTGCGGAAGTGAATTTACATTTACTGCTTCAGAACAAGAATTTTATGCAGAGAAGGGATTTGAGAACGAACCACAAAGATGTAAAGTTTGCCGTGACAAGAAGAAGTCAGAACGCAGACAGACCAGAAAGATGTTTACAGCAACCTGCGCTAACTGCGGTAAAGAGTGCCAAGTGCCCTTCGAACCCAGAGAAGACAGACCAGTATATTGTAGCGAATGTTTTTCAAAGAAATAG
- a CDS encoding metalloregulator ArsR/SmtB family transcription factor: MITEKDRKDIAYYLPDVNATSKLATFFSLFADSSRLRLISLLALCNMCVNDISQMLGMNQTTVSHQLKLLKQMQIVRSDRQGKTIFYSLSNTKINEVLLFGVEYLGY, translated from the coding sequence ATGATTACTGAAAAAGACCGCAAGGATATAGCCTATTATTTGCCCGACGTCAACGCAACAAGCAAACTTGCAACCTTCTTCTCGCTATTTGCCGACAGCAGTAGACTACGCCTTATATCGCTACTTGCGCTATGCAATATGTGCGTAAACGACATTTCTCAAATGCTGGGTATGAATCAAACCACAGTTTCGCACCAACTTAAACTGTTAAAACAAATGCAAATTGTGCGTAGCGATAGACAAGGTAAAACTATATTTTATTCTTTGTCAAACACAAAGATAAATGAAGTATTGCTATTTGGCGTAGAATATCTGGGATATTAA
- a CDS encoding EAL domain-containing protein, whose product MLHYFQTTLNTLNLFLHETISHTIDFVHFDFRLNFLFGMTAPDAEKVLSSVLIAISVVSALLIVFIAISFINNRIMRRSYYFDQLTGLYSEAGFDQLLKKRFKQYSNNDFYVVDFDINNFEHFNYAFGYEVGNRLIIRLANLIRDYLTDCEFATRISGDHFVMCFIRKDNDTRNLYTGLKSANEQLKLFSIDYSIVPSFGIYKVDDKTLPPSVIRDRALIAKKTVKGKRDTLYGVYNPEYHKNQLEENQLTSEIEYALLNKEFIPYFQPQVDTKTEQVVGVELLARWKKPDGTIIPPSKFINALEKSGLITQLDFLMCEEACKILSANILKISPEESRPISVNFSKLNLYKNNFVESILALTQKYNVSPRLIGIEFTEQIFVLEQLKIENCLYKLHAAGFTVSLDDFGSGYSSLNMIRNFPFDYVKLDKAFFSAMLLGQKDRIVVESIVQMTKKLNIKTVAEGVETKEQLEFLRACGCDVIQGYYFSKPLNFADLLTFKEKIAGKKKPAMTFEEILLTHSSQLDLAQHDSVDFSDQLSKAVFKFVPIGLSIWDIKQNKLLDLNQATLDLLGYDEEELKSQSWFSLVHIDDKDLLKEFYTEFIITGGPTKKDLRFYHKDGRVIYVEFELVSFGMGNDNRPYTLALLKDVTNEVAQYNALKISEGRYRAIANDENSVIISIDTVNDIALFPENNSLGVSVVKNYIKNLHSRELTYTFVHPDYVDEWVSVIKECINTIGGKRGSIDCLAKLFQNEYRWCRLSYIPICDQRGNVIEIIGKGQNINKEKIAYLELAEQVSKDPLTKFYNRDVMMSMVSQVLSQTTSETSHACFMVDIDNLRESNAKYGHIRTDEIIKKFADILARSVRDEDLIARLGGDEFLIFAKNCKTADAKVIAQRILSLTERFTVTGIGLVKQGCSIGIALYRNDNIDYSGLVARADSAMYNAKQRGKNQFSFYSASMAFLEKFDEGN is encoded by the coding sequence ATGTTACATTACTTTCAAACTACCCTTAATACGCTTAATTTATTTTTGCACGAGACTATCTCTCATACAATAGATTTTGTTCACTTTGATTTTCGCCTTAATTTTCTTTTTGGAATGACTGCGCCCGACGCTGAAAAAGTTTTAAGTAGCGTTTTAATCGCTATTAGCGTGGTGTCGGCTCTTTTAATTGTATTTATAGCTATATCTTTTATAAACAATAGAATTATGCGTAGGTCTTACTACTTCGACCAACTAACAGGGCTGTATAGCGAAGCGGGGTTTGACCAACTACTTAAAAAAAGATTTAAGCAATACTCTAATAACGACTTCTACGTCGTCGACTTTGACATAAACAATTTCGAACACTTTAACTACGCTTTTGGTTACGAAGTAGGCAACCGTCTTATTATAAGACTGGCTAACTTAATTAGAGATTATCTAACCGATTGCGAATTTGCCACAAGAATAAGCGGTGACCACTTTGTTATGTGCTTTATCCGCAAAGACAACGATACTCGCAACCTTTACACCGGTCTTAAATCGGCAAACGAACAACTTAAATTATTCTCTATCGACTATTCAATCGTGCCTTCTTTTGGCATATATAAGGTTGACGACAAGACTTTACCGCCATCTGTAATAAGAGATAGGGCGTTAATTGCCAAAAAGACAGTTAAGGGCAAGCGTGACACCTTGTACGGCGTGTATAATCCCGAATATCACAAAAATCAATTAGAAGAAAATCAACTTACTAGCGAAATAGAATATGCCTTGCTTAATAAAGAATTTATTCCGTATTTCCAACCGCAAGTTGACACTAAGACCGAGCAAGTAGTCGGCGTAGAATTGCTAGCTAGGTGGAAAAAACCCGACGGCACAATCATTCCGCCTTCAAAATTTATAAACGCTCTTGAAAAATCTGGGCTAATTACTCAGCTAGACTTTTTAATGTGCGAGGAAGCTTGCAAAATTCTTAGCGCAAATATCTTAAAGATATCGCCCGAAGAAAGTCGGCCTATCTCGGTAAATTTCTCAAAACTTAACTTATACAAAAACAACTTTGTTGAGTCTATTCTTGCGTTAACTCAAAAATACAACGTGTCGCCACGTCTAATAGGCATAGAATTTACCGAACAAATATTTGTGCTTGAACAGCTAAAAATTGAAAATTGCCTTTATAAATTGCACGCAGCAGGCTTTACCGTTTCACTTGACGACTTTGGCTCGGGATATTCTTCGCTTAATATGATAAGAAACTTTCCATTTGATTATGTAAAACTTGACAAAGCATTTTTCAGCGCTATGTTGCTTGGGCAAAAAGATAGAATTGTAGTAGAAAGCATAGTTCAAATGACTAAAAAACTTAACATTAAAACCGTTGCCGAGGGCGTAGAAACCAAAGAACAGCTAGAATTTCTAAGGGCTTGCGGTTGCGACGTTATACAAGGCTACTATTTCTCTAAACCGCTTAATTTCGCCGACCTACTAACCTTTAAAGAAAAAATAGCTGGCAAGAAGAAACCTGCTATGACGTTTGAAGAAATACTGCTTACTCACTCGTCGCAACTTGACTTAGCTCAACACGATTCGGTAGACTTTTCCGACCAACTAAGTAAAGCGGTATTTAAATTTGTGCCTATTGGGCTGTCTATTTGGGATATTAAACAAAATAAATTGCTTGACTTAAATCAAGCTACGCTAGACCTACTAGGGTACGACGAAGAAGAACTTAAATCGCAATCTTGGTTTAGCCTTGTGCATATCGACGACAAGGACCTACTTAAAGAATTCTACACCGAATTTATCATTACCGGCGGTCCAACAAAAAAAGACCTACGCTTTTATCACAAAGACGGCAGGGTAATATATGTCGAATTTGAACTTGTCTCTTTTGGTATGGGCAACGACAATCGCCCTTATACGCTAGCTCTACTTAAAGACGTTACAAACGAAGTTGCTCAATATAACGCCTTAAAAATTTCCGAAGGTCGTTATCGGGCAATCGCAAACGACGAAAACAGCGTAATTATTAGCATTGATACCGTAAACGATATAGCGTTATTCCCCGAGAATAATTCGCTAGGCGTAAGCGTGGTTAAAAATTATATTAAAAATTTACATAGCAGAGAACTGACTTATACCTTTGTTCACCCCGACTACGTAGACGAATGGGTCTCGGTAATTAAAGAGTGCATAAATACAATCGGTGGCAAGCGTGGTTCGATAGACTGTCTAGCTAAACTATTTCAAAACGAATATAGATGGTGCAGACTGTCTTACATACCTATTTGCGACCAACGTGGTAACGTTATTGAAATTATCGGCAAAGGTCAAAATATCAATAAAGAAAAAATCGCTTACTTAGAGCTTGCCGAGCAAGTTAGCAAAGACCCGTTAACTAAGTTTTACAATCGAGATGTAATGATGAGTATGGTTTCGCAAGTGCTATCGCAAACTACAAGCGAAACTAGCCACGCTTGCTTTATGGTAGATATTGACAATCTTCGTGAGTCAAACGCTAAATACGGACATATCCGCACAGACGAAATAATTAAGAAATTTGCCGATATTCTTGCAAGAAGCGTAAGGGACGAAGACTTGATTGCTAGGTTAGGCGGAGACGAATTTTTAATATTTGCCAAAAATTGTAAGACCGCCGACGCTAAGGTAATAGCGCAACGTATCCTTAGCTTGACCGAACGCTTTACCGTGACCGGAATTGGCTTAGTTAAACAAGGGTGTAGCATCGGCATAGCCCTTTATAGAAACGACAACATTGACTATTCGGGGCTTGTCGCAAGGGCTGACAGCGCTATGTATAATGCAAAACAACGTGGTAAAAATCAATTTTCCTTCTACTCCGCCTCTATGGCTTTTTTAGAAAAGTTTGACGAGGGCAATTAA
- a CDS encoding DUF5685 family protein produces the protein MFGYVSLYKDKLNKQQIAFYQTFMCGLCMSTKRIYGNFMRNFVNYDINFLNILFHSVVEKSVDINMARCISNPFVKRSIIANDELTDKLSTANVLLTYYNVLDDCIDGKSIKKKMLLRSIRKHYLVAKNISSSLDNIISTNYLNLRKLEQANCAILDQVCDCFALLSRQVADNITGGNNSYLSNLCYNVGKWIYLIDALEDLEKDFSRGNYNPLIASFGKFTTQRQFIDDNKTDLNYIFYTTLNKIAECFNDLNPAHYTCLLKDILYYSLRNQTAKLLGGQETTDISLCDNAECNLRSNKEE, from the coding sequence ATGTTTGGATATGTTAGCCTATATAAGGACAAACTTAATAAACAGCAAATTGCCTTCTATCAAACTTTTATGTGTGGGCTGTGTATGTCTACCAAGCGAATTTATGGCAATTTTATGCGAAACTTTGTAAATTACGATATCAACTTTTTAAATATTCTTTTCCACTCGGTGGTTGAAAAGTCCGTAGATATCAATATGGCAAGGTGTATTTCTAACCCGTTTGTCAAGCGTTCGATAATAGCTAACGACGAGTTGACCGATAAACTATCAACGGCAAATGTTCTATTAACTTACTACAATGTTTTAGACGACTGCATAGACGGTAAGTCAATCAAAAAGAAGATGTTGCTAAGAAGTATTCGCAAGCATTACCTTGTAGCTAAGAATATTTCTAGTAGTTTAGATAATATTATATCCACTAATTATCTCAATCTTCGCAAGCTCGAACAAGCAAATTGCGCTATTTTAGACCAAGTTTGCGACTGTTTTGCTTTGTTAAGTAGGCAAGTTGCCGACAATATTACAGGCGGTAACAACTCATATTTAAGCAATCTATGTTACAATGTGGGTAAGTGGATATATTTAATTGATGCCCTCGAAGACCTCGAAAAAGACTTCTCACGAGGCAACTACAACCCGTTAATTGCAAGTTTTGGCAAATTTACAACTCAACGGCAATTTATAGACGACAACAAAACCGACTTAAATTATATATTTTATACCACGCTTAACAAAATTGCCGAATGTTTTAATGACCTTAATCCGGCGCACTATACTTGCTTGCTCAAAGATATTCTATATTATTCTTTGCGTAATCAAACGGCAAAGTTATTAGGCGGACAAGAAACCACAGATATTTCGCTTTGCGACAATGCAGAGTGTAATTTAAGAAGCAATAAGGAGGAATAA
- the trpS gene encoding tryptophan--tRNA ligase — protein sequence MKQVIFSGIQPTGKLTLGNYLGALKNMALLQDEYDCVYCVVDMHSITVKQISSELRNKTMELLALYLACGLDPTKSVIFVQSHVSAHAELTWVLNTLTYIGEINRMTQFKEKSKTNAENINVGLLDYPVLMASDILLYNTAVVPIGQDQKQHLELARTLAERFNARYSPTFTVPEPYIAKVGGKIMSLQEPTKKMSKSDANENASIYLTDDADTITRKIRRAVTDSSESIKFSTGKPGISNLLTIYSLCSNCSISEAESRFASSSYAEFKQEVANSIISTLAPIQARQKELLEDKQALDEILSQGAQKAQTLANKMLCKVYRKVGFVPRKF from the coding sequence ATGAAACAAGTAATTTTTAGCGGAATACAACCTACGGGCAAATTAACGCTTGGCAATTATCTTGGGGCGCTTAAAAATATGGCGTTGCTACAAGACGAATACGATTGCGTTTATTGCGTTGTAGATATGCACTCAATCACAGTCAAGCAAATTTCTAGCGAATTACGCAACAAGACAATGGAGCTACTTGCGCTTTATCTTGCGTGCGGACTTGACCCGACTAAGAGCGTAATTTTTGTGCAATCGCACGTTTCTGCCCACGCCGAGCTTACTTGGGTACTCAATACCTTAACATATATTGGCGAAATCAATCGTATGACGCAATTTAAGGAGAAGTCTAAGACCAACGCCGAGAATATCAACGTCGGGCTACTAGATTATCCTGTTCTTATGGCGAGCGACATTTTACTGTACAATACGGCTGTCGTTCCAATAGGGCAAGACCAAAAACAGCACTTAGAGCTTGCTCGCACGCTTGCCGAACGCTTTAACGCAAGGTATTCCCCTACTTTTACCGTTCCCGAACCCTATATAGCTAAGGTAGGCGGTAAGATTATGAGTTTGCAAGAGCCTACAAAGAAAATGAGCAAAAGCGACGCAAATGAGAATGCTAGTATATATTTAACCGATGACGCCGACACAATCACGCGAAAAATTCGTCGAGCCGTAACCGACAGTAGCGAATCAATCAAATTTTCGACGGGCAAACCCGGCATTTCTAATTTGCTTACAATTTATTCGCTGTGCAGTAATTGTTCCATAAGCGAGGCGGAGAGTCGTTTTGCGTCGTCTAGTTACGCCGAGTTTAAGCAAGAAGTAGCTAATTCAATTATATCTACCCTTGCGCCTATTCAGGCAAGACAAAAAGAATTATTAGAAGATAAGCAAGCCCTAGACGAGATACTTTCGCAGGGAGCGCAAAAGGCTCAAACGCTAGCTAACAAAATGCTTTGTAAAGTCTATCGCAAGGTCGGCTTTGTGCCACGTAAATTTTAA
- the prfA gene encoding peptide chain release factor 1, producing MFEKLKSIKQKYDTLTTKLADPNIISNVSEWTKLVKEHSSIEEIVQEYNEWVNISNQLVSSEELAKEENDQDMRELLYQEIGELMEKKDKQEQRLKVLLLPTDPNDSKNVIIEIRCGAGGEESALFAEEVRRMYYMYAENNKLKIEELDINQTELGGLKEASFIVKGHNAYAKFKYESGVHRVQRVPETESQGRIHTSTITVAVLPEVKDVQITIEEKDLKVDTYRSSGAGGQHVNKTDSAIRLTHLPTNTVVACQNERSQIQNREKAMEMLKNKLYDLYQSQADEEYAKRRRTQVGTGDRSERIRTYNYPQGRVTDHRIGFTVYNLTEYLNGDIDKMIEALTLADQTAKLESQE from the coding sequence ATGTTTGAAAAATTAAAATCAATTAAACAAAAATATGATACGCTTACCACAAAATTAGCTGACCCAAATATAATTTCTAACGTTAGCGAATGGACAAAACTTGTAAAAGAGCATAGTTCGATAGAAGAAATTGTTCAAGAATATAACGAGTGGGTAAACATTTCTAATCAGTTAGTAAGTTCGGAAGAACTTGCCAAAGAAGAAAACGACCAAGATATGCGTGAGCTTCTCTATCAAGAGATAGGCGAGCTTATGGAAAAAAAGGATAAACAAGAACAGAGGCTTAAAGTTTTGCTTTTACCAACCGACCCTAACGACAGCAAAAACGTTATTATTGAGATTCGTTGCGGAGCAGGCGGAGAAGAATCGGCGTTATTTGCCGAAGAAGTTCGCCGAATGTACTATATGTACGCCGAAAACAACAAATTAAAGATTGAGGAACTTGATATCAACCAAACCGAGTTAGGCGGTCTTAAAGAAGCAAGTTTTATTGTTAAAGGGCATAACGCTTATGCTAAATTTAAATATGAGAGCGGAGTTCACCGTGTGCAAAGAGTACCCGAAACTGAGAGTCAAGGGCGAATTCATACAAGCACAATTACCGTAGCCGTGCTACCCGAAGTTAAAGACGTTCAAATTACTATCGAAGAAAAAGACCTTAAAGTCGATACTTACCGCAGTAGCGGAGCAGGCGGACAGCACGTAAACAAGACCGATTCGGCAATTCGTCTAACGCACCTACCCACTAATACCGTAGTAGCTTGTCAAAATGAGCGGTCGCAAATTCAAAATAGAGAAAAAGCTATGGAGATGTTGAAAAACAAATTGTATGACCTCTATCAAAGTCAAGCCGACGAAGAATATGCCAAACGTCGTAGAACGCAGGTCGGCACAGGCGACCGTAGCGAACGAATACGGACATATAACTATCCGCAGGGTAGGGTAACCGACCACCGCATAGGCTTTACGGTATACAACTTGACCGAATATTTAAACGGCGATATCGACAAAATGATTGAGGCGTTAACGCTGGCCGACCAAACGGCAAAGCTTGAAAGTCAAGAATAA